DNA sequence from the Parascardovia denticolens DSM 10105 = JCM 12538 genome:
TTTCCGCCTGTGAGACCGGTTTTTCAAGCCAAGCCTCAGGAACGAGACGGGGCTCTTCATGGGCTTTTGACCAGGAAAAACGGTAGAAAAGAGAGAATTTCCGCGGGACGTCGTCGATGCCCCCATCACTCCAGGGACGGCAACGGGCGAGACGAAGCAGGGCCAAAAGCCCCCCGCGAAAAGCGCCGAAGCGGTCGATTGCCGTCAAAGCGTAAGCCGAACAGGTGGGGTAGTACTTGCAGGAAGGCGGGCGAAAAGGGGAGATTTTCCTCTGATAGAACCGAATCAGGCGTAGGAACAGGTCCTTCATGGCCGCCCGTCCGAGCCGTTCATCTGCCGGACCAGCTTGACAAAGGCCTTCTCCACCTGCTGGTCTAGGTCAGCGAAAGGGACATGGGCCGTCTGAGGCTTGGCCCGCATGACCAGGGAAAGCCTCGTCCCCGGTCGATCCTTCAAGGCTTGGGCAAGCAAAGGCTCGTATTTTCGGGCAAGGACACGGAAACGCCGTTTGACCTTGTTCCTCTCTACGGCATGCCCGACCGCCTTGGAGACGGCCAGCCCCAGGTAGATAGGTTGATCGCTTGAACCGTTAAAGCCTTTTGGGGACGGATCCGCCACTTCCCTTTGGGAATCGGCAGGGGAAGACAGGCCCGACGAAAGGTCCTGCAAACGATAATGCAGGACCAAATCCCGGGTCGATACTTTGCGTCGATGCTTGAGCACCGCCACGAAATCACGATGAGATTTCAGTCGTTCCATACGCCTTCCATACGTCTTATCCTATAAATCTAAATCTATAAATCTGTTTAAATCCCTTGCCAAAAAGACAGATGCGACAAATCCACAGGCATCGCCGACATAAAATTAAAGCGCCACCGAAGTAGCGCTTT
Encoded proteins:
- the yidD gene encoding membrane protein insertion efficiency factor YidD → MKDLFLRLIRFYQRKISPFRPPSCKYYPTCSAYALTAIDRFGAFRGGLLALLRLARCRPWSDGGIDDVPRKFSLFYRFSWSKAHEEPRLVPEAWLEKPVSQAENQAEPGVHV
- the rnpA gene encoding ribonuclease P protein component; this translates as MERLKSHRDFVAVLKHRRKVSTRDLVLHYRLQDLSSGLSSPADSQREVADPSPKGFNGSSDQPIYLGLAVSKAVGHAVERNKVKRRFRVLARKYEPLLAQALKDRPGTRLSLVMRAKPQTAHVPFADLDQQVEKAFVKLVRQMNGSDGRP